A stretch of DNA from Nitrosophilus labii:
AAGCTTACTGCAAAAACTGAAGATATAGCAGATAATATAAAACCTAATTCGTATAAAACCGAAGAAAGTTTCTTTGACAATGTCAAAAAAGGTGTAAACGAACTGCTTGATGATGCGTGGAAAGCTGTTAAAGATCCAAAAGTAATAATGAGTGGAGCAGCTGAAATAGCAAAGGCAGGAGCAGTCGGAGTAGTATTAGAAGAGGCTTTTTTTATGGAAACAGCTGCAAGCGGGCAGTTTATCCCTTCTCAAGAAATGGAAAAAGGTTATGTACCTGTTAATAAATTTACTTTTGTTGACTCGGCAGGTTATCCTACAAAAGAAGCACAAGCATACGAAGATTTTGTAAAAAATAATAACATTGATCTATCTAAGCAACAAGTATATGCACATTACAAAGATGGCGGTATGTTTGGAAATGATACTGTTGAGTTTAGAGTAGGTGAGAAGGTACAAAAGAGTGTAAATAATGGAAAAGCTTGGGGAGAACAAGGGTTGTTTAATCGTTTTTGGGAAGACAATAAAGATGAGATAGTAACCGGTGCAGTTGCACTTGGACTTGGGTTAGGAGCTACGTCAAAAGCTGCTAAGGATATTGCAGGTAAAGTTTTGGATAAATTCAAAAATGCAAAAAATATTGACGAACTCGAAGAAATTATGCAAAAAACAGATCAGCTTGAAGATGCAATTAAGAAAAACTCACCTGAAACAAAAAAACTGATGGAAGAACTTGGATTAAGAGATGCATTTGAAAAAGGTGGAGGAGTATTTAATAAAGATGGTTCGATAGATCAAGTTCGTACAAAACTTAATGAAGAACTGAGAGATTTTGCAAAGCTTACTGCAAAAACTGAAGATATAGCAGATAATATAAAACCTAATTCGTATAAAACCGAAGAAAGTTTCTTTGACAATGTCAAAAAAGGTGTAAACGAACTGCTTGATGATGCGTGGAAAGCTGTTAAAGATCCAAAAGTAATAATGAGTGGAGCAGCTGAAATAGCAAAGGCAGGAGCAGTCGGAGTAGTATTAGAAGAGGCTTTTTTTATGGAAACAGCTGCAAGCGGGCAGTTTATCCCTTCTCAAGAAATGGAAAAAGGTTATGTACCTGTTAATAAATTTACTTTTGTTGACTCGGCAGGTTATCCTACAAAAGAAGCACAAGCATACGAAGATTTTGTAAAAAATAATAACATTGATCTATCTAAGCAACAAGTATATGCACATTACAAAGATGGCGGTATGTTTGGAAATGATACTGTTGAGTTTAGAGTAGGTGAGAAGGTGCAGGAAAATGGATTTTCTTTAATAGACAAAAATGATATTCTTGGCAAACAAATATCCGATCTAAAAATACAAATTAAACAACTACAAAACAATCCGAGTAATGCAATCCCAGTAAGTAAGGAAAAAGATGAAGTTCTTTAAATATATGGTTTTTTGTATGATAGTAGTTAATACTTTTGCATCTAACGATTTTTTTTCTAAAGGCAAAGAGGGTTGGTTTTATTATAAAGAGGAAAAAATAGAAAATAAAAATGATGAAAATAAAACAGTGTCTGATGAAGAGTTTATTAAAACGATACCATATGATCGGCTCGATGATATGACAGCAGATGAATTTGGAGAACTTTTAGAAAAAACAAAAAAGATTGCAGTAATGAAACCTACAAAAGAAAATGTCAGAGCCGTAATGCGATTAAAAAAGTACATGCTCGACAAAGCAGAAAAGTTCACAAAAGTACAATATGTGCTCATGCTTGAAGAACCAGAACTTGAATACCCAGAGATTGGTAAAGATAAATTCGCAAGAAGTACACAATTCTTAGAGAAAGAAAAAGAGAAGAAAGAGTTTTTTAAAAAACATAAAGAGGATCTTGCATTTGTAATGTTCTACAAATCGGAAAATGAACTTGCATTCAAGAGACAAAAAATTATCTATCAAATGCTTGAAAGAGATTATGGTGTAGAGACTGAGTTTGTAAACTTACAGGAGAGGCCTGAGCTTGTGTCGAAATTTAAAATCAAAACGACACCTGATAACTTTTTTATCTATAAAAACAGTAGAGGTGAAGCTATTTGGATGAGAATAAAGGCAGGACTTGCTACGAAAGAGGAGCTTGTCAAAAATACGATGTTCCTTTTTGAAAATGCGATTAAAGAGAGTGATAAATGAGAAAACTTGTATTGTTGATATTTTTAGCTGGACTAATTTTTGCCAAAGAGGCAAACATTTTTTATTTAGGAAAAACATATGATTTTGCAGAAGAAGATCTTTTGATAGCAATTAAAAAATATATCGAAGATAACAAAGAATACCTTGAATCTAAACTTAACAAAATGCGTGATACTGCAAAAAATAGAATAAAAAACTACAAACCTGAAGGAATTAAACCTTTAACTCCGGCCAAAAAGAATAGAGTGTTTTATCCAGATCTCACTTATACACTTGATAGAGATATTACAGATGCCGAGGGCAAGATTATCTATCCAAAAGGTTTTACGTTCAATCCCCTCAAATATGCACATTTGAGTTATGGAATAGTAGTTATTAATGGCAAAAATCCTACGGAAGTAGAATGGTTTAAGAACAGCAAATATGCAAATACAATAGCGTATAGACTGCTGATAACAGATGGCAATTATTATAAATTAACAAAAGAATTGAACCAAAATGTATACTATTGTATGCCACAAATACAAGAAAGATTTCAATTAAAACATACACCGAGTATCATAATCCAAAAAGGCGATAAGATGGAAGTAAGAGAGATATGTCTTGGAAGCAACAAGGAGAATTGATGAAAAAAGGATTTGCAGTTCTTTTTTTTACATTAATGCTACTGTGGCCATCTGGTAAAGCTGAAGCAGTATGTAAAGCTAATCCGGCTCAACTTGTTACTATTATGACAAGCACCTGTTATTCTTGTATGTTACCGCTTAGAATTGCTGGAATTACAATATTACAAGGGCCTATGCCAGATCCAATGGGTAGTGTCGGCTCTCCAATATGTATATGCAATATGCCGCCCCCACTTTTTGTAAGAATTGGTATCCCTGTAAGTTTCTTTGAACCGAGTCGTTTGATCGATGTCGTAAAAGATCCATACTGTTTTGCTGGTTTGGGTTTTGGACTTGGTTTAAATCCTATGCAAGGAGGAACCAAGGGTGATGCAATAAGCAAAAGCAGAACATTTTTTCAAGCACACTATTACATTTTTCCTCTTTATGCAATACTTGAGCTTATGACAGATTTTATATGTCTTGAAACTACTGGTTTTGATGTAGCGTACATAACAGAAGTAGATCCATTATGGAACGATGATATGTTAAGTGCAATTATAAATCCAGAAGCATTGTTATTTGGAAATCCTATTACAAATATGGCTTGTATTGCCGATAGCGTAGCAGCACAGATAAACGCACCGCTTGATCCTCTGTTTTGGTGCAAAGGGAGCTGGGGAAATGCTTATCCGCTTACCGGAAACACAAATACTAAAGACTATGTAGAGGATAGTGCAAGTGTGGCTGCATCTATAATTTATAAACTTCATAGACAACTGATTCTTTGGGGTAGTTGGGGTCAGCTTGGATTGTGTGGATATTATCCGGCTCCAATATGGAGAAAGTCAGCCTACCGTATGCAAATCATGGCACCAATACCACATCCAATAGCCACCGGAATAGGGCAAAGTGGGCTTTTGTGGAGCTATGGGAAAAATATTCCTTTTGTTGGAGATAACTTTAATTATTTACTATTCAAAAAAAGGGAGTGTTGTGCATTCTAATTGTTTAAAAGATAAAGTAAACAACAACTTCAATAAAATATTTTTAAGCAATTTGATTTTAATTGATTATCATTTGCAGCCTATATTCCAAAATGGATATAACAAAAAAATCAGGTCCTATGAAGTTTTAAGCAGAGTATTTCAAAATGGTAATATACAATCTATCACACCAGATATTGCAAGTAAATTCACTAAAGAGTTATTGTTGTTTGTTAAAAACATTCTCCATGATCAAAGTATAAAAAGTAGTGGAATATCGATTAATTTGTCACAAGATGAACTTACAGAGGAAAATTCTGATTATATTTGCAGTTATTTTAATGCTGCTGAGGCCAAATTGATAACAATTGAAATTACTGAAGATGTTCTGATTTGCGAGAATAAAGGAAACCTACTTTTGAATCTAAAAAGAAAAGGTTTTAGTATAGCACTTGATGATTTTTGTTCGGAGAAATCGGTAAGAGATCTTGTTTGTGATTACGATTTTATTGATACAATCAAGTTTGATGGTGTTTTTATGCAAAGTATCAAAAAGGGGAAAACGGCAATTATAGATGCACTTAAACATCTTAATTCTTTTGCAAAATCGTTGAAAAAAAAGACTGTTATAGAACATATTGAAAACAAAGAGCTGTATTCTATTGCTAAAACAATAGAAGCGGACTATCTGCAAGGTTACTACCTCGGTAGACCATTACCAGTACACTCTTACATAAGGGAAGTTGAATGAAATGGTTGATGATAACACTTACCTGCATAATGTTAATTGCAAGTGAAGATATCAATAAAACAGAACTGTTCATGAAAAAATATTTGAGCAAACAGAGGATGGAAACGGTTAGAATTGACCCTGAAGAGTTGCGGAAAAACAGTTTAGATCTCAATTTGACACAATTCAAAAAACTTAAAGATATGAATGCAAGTGAGATAAAAAGAAAATACAACATAAGTTTTGGAAAAAGTAATGCAGCAGAAGAATATGCAAAAGAAGTTAATAATTATGTAAAATCTAAAAAATTTCAAAAAGGTGTAGTTGCGAATCAAAACTACATCTTGTATGATAAATCAATTGACTGGAGTAAATATGCGGGAAAATATAGTGTTCAAACCAAAGAAATTATGGAACAGCTCGCAAAAGACAACAGTCCTCTTTTATCAACCAATAAGTATTTAGAGCCAAACGAAAAAATATTCATTGTAATAAGTTCATCACTACCGGACGCAACAATTAAAAACTATTTTAAGATGCTTGAACCGGTAAATACCGATGTAACTTTTGTATTAAGAGGTGTTATTGGTTCTCCTAAAAAAATAATGCCTACAATAAATTATATAAACAAGCTTTTGATAAAAGATGAAAACGGCGATAAGAGTGATATAAAGAACAGATACCAATTCAATATCGAAATCAATCCAAAAATAACAAGGAGGTTTGATGTAGAAGCGGTACCAGCGGTTTTGTTTATTAAAAATTACAATCCGGTTGTTCAGCAGTATAAATCCACAATAGGTAGTCCGGATCCTGATGAGCTATATTGGATAGCATATGGTGAAGCAAGCGTGAACTATACCCTTAAAAAGATAAATGAGAAAGCAAAAAGCAAGGGAATAGAAAGATTATTAAAAGCTATGAATAAATCATTTTATAAATAAGGAGGATATTACATGGATTTCAAAGAAGCAATACAAAAGATAATGGACAATGCCGAAAAAACATTGGATAAAATAACAGGAGAAACGCCTGAAAGCAGAGCTGCCGCAAAGGAAAAAATGAGGAAATTTTTTAGTGATTTATTAAACAGATCCGAAAAAGCTAAAAGTGAGGATAAAAAAGATGAAAAAAATTGCTAAGATTTTACTTGGATTGATATTTTTATTACAAATTGCAGTTGCAGGCACATACACCAGCATATATGATGCCTTGCCTGAAGCGCAAAATGAGAACAAATTAATTGCTTTTTTCATTTTGTCAAGTAATTGTCCGCATTGTATCAAGTTTATGCAAGATGTTAATAATAATAAAAATCTGTTGAATTTTCTTCAAAATAAATATGTGGTAGTATATACAGATATTGCAAGAGGCGGAAAAGTTCCTGTTGATTTGCCTTTCCAGGGCGAAACACCAACTTTTATGATTGTAACACCATCAGGCAGGGTTGTAATGCAACCGATTGAAGGAATAATACCTTCGGCAATGCTATATGATTTTGTAAAAAAAGTCCAATTATTAAAAGAAAAATATGACGAAAGTTCAGGGCTATGAGTAAGCTTTATAATATTAATATTGAAAGAGCAATATTAAGTTCATTTGTGTTTGACCCTCAACTATTTGAAAAATATGGACCACAATTAAAACCAGACCATTTTTTTCATCCTTTCCATCAAAGTTTATTCGAAGCGATCGTATATTTATTTGAGAACGATAAACCAATTGATGAGGAGTTTTTAAAGGATTATCTTGAAAAGCATAACAGATTCAATGAAATAGAATTTCTTGAGGTTTTGGCTGCAAATCCATTGTCAAATTTAGTTGTATACATAGAAGAATTAAAAGAGAAGGCAAGAAAAAGAAAACTATTTTATGAAGTAAAGAGTATCTTACAAGCGGCAGAGATCGAAGATAAAAGTTCATATGAAATCAAAAGTAACCTGATATCTTTTATCGAAGAATATGATAATAAAACACTTAATGAAACAAGAATAATTAACATACATAAAGTGAACGAAATAGAGGAAAAGGAGCCGGAATTTTGGTTAAAAAGCTGGTTGCCAATTCCTAAAAACGCAATAACATTCATCTCGGCAAGAGGCGGATCAGGTAAAAGTTTTCTTTTATTGCAAATCCTAATCAGGTTTTGCATGGAAAATCCAAATTTAAAAGCCTTTGGATGGCTAAGTGAAGATACCGTTGGTATTTCAAAATCAAGAATGAATAAAATTGTAAATAAAATTATTTCCCTTAAAAACCCGGAAAAAATTTTTGATAGAATTAGTATTGCAGGTACGGACACAATGCCTATTTATATTGCTGAAACTAATAATGCTGGAGTTTTAAAGGTAAGCGAATATTTTTACCAAATGAAAAAAGAATTAAGCGAGTTCGATCTTATTATATTTGATCCCCTTATTGCTTTTTATGGGGGAGAGGAAAATTCTAATACAAATGCTCGATATTTTATGAATTTACTAAACACTTGGGCAATAAAGGAGAATAAAACGATAGTTTTATCTCATCATAGCAGAAAAGAAGATAATAAGGTAAGGGGTGCAGGAGCTTTTGTAGATGCAGTGAGATTACATTATGAATTAAAAAATATAGATAAAAAATCAAAAAATCCTGATACATTTAAAACTATATTTGTAGAAAAGGATAATTGGGGAGTTAAAATTATCTTGGGTGGAGATAAAGTAGAGAGACAAATATTCCCTCAATCTGCGAAAAATACAACAAACAGGAAAGAGGGAATTGGTAAAACAACATTATATGATGACTTTTAAGGAAAAATCATGAGAAAAGAGCAACTAACTTTGTTTGATATTCAAACAAAAATAGAAAATTCTACGTCTACCGTTGATGAGCTAAGAGTTCCTATTTTTGCGCCTGTATCAAAAATTGTCAAAAATTCACGGACATATAAGGATTTTATAGAAAACAAAAATGTTCGTGTTGTAAAAACAAAATGGGGAACAGTAGAGATAAGAAATAGACTTCTGACTGATACGCATAAATCTATAATTGATGTAATTCTAAGTGTACATAGAAAAACTAAACGTTTACCAGATGGCAGCATCGCTATATATTTTTCTTTATATGAAGCCTGGAAAATGTATCAAAATAGCAATAATGCAAAAAGTCGGAATTTTAAATGGTTCAAAGAAAAAATAGATGAGATAAGGGATACTGTTATAAAATACAAAGATAACCATGGAAACGAATTTGACTTTAATATAATTTCGCATCAGGCTTACAGCGAAAAAGAGGATTTGTATGGAATTGTTTTTGACGCAAGATATGTTAAATTCTATGAAAACGGTTTATCAGTCAATTACAAAAGAGAGGTAGCAAACCTTTTAGAGCTTGAAAGTCCTCTTCTAAGATCAATAATAAGATTTTTCTTTACACATAAACAACTTAACTTAAATATAATGGACCTACTTGAAACAATAGGCTTTCCAATGGAAAGCGATAGATCTATTAGATACGCAAAAAAAGAAGTAAAAGAAAACATTGATACTCTTGAAAAGTTTGGTATCCTGTATAACCCAAAAAATGAGACATTTTACTATCAAGGGTTGAATTCTGTAAAAATTTTACCAGCTTGTATAAATGCTATTGAATAGATGGGGCGGTTATAAAAAAACCGCCCCTCTATAAGAACTATAATATCTATATAGTTCTATAAATATCTGCAAAATAGCACAACCACGCTTCCGCAATAGCACAACCACGCTTCCGCAATAGCACAACCACGCTTCCGCAATAGCACAACCACGCTTCCGCAATAGCACAACCACGCTTCCGTTTTCACTTTAAGAATCCGTGTTGTTTAGAATGTTTTCGACTATTTTCTTAATCATCTTATATTTCTTTGTTTGTATTTCGCCATAAATAGGGGGGTTTTGCTAATTTTTTATTTAAGTTTACATAGCACAACCACGCTTCCGCAAAAAACTTAAATGGCTTAATGATGGGATTTGTAGGTGTTTTTTTTATTTAAGTTTGGGAGTATGCTCTTAATATTTATGAGTTTAAGTTTACATAGCACAATCACGCTTCCGCAATAGCACGATACCCGTAATTATGGGCTTTTTTGCAACTTATTATTTTAAGTTTATGGTAAGTGGATTGTAAAAAGAATTAGATAGTTGTGGCTTTAGAATATTTTCGACTATAATAGTGTAAAATGCTACAAATATTTATATAAATAGCACAACCACGCTTCCGTATTAAAAATATGGATCGAGTATATTTTTTGCTTTTTCTTTATTGAAGTGGATATATAAAGAAGCTGTTATAAAAAAAACTATTGGTGAAGCTTCTATTATAAGCCCTTTTGTAATGGCAAATATAAGTACGGCAAGCATTAATAATATAAAAGGCATTGCTGTTCCTTTGATTGTTTTTTGTTATATTGTATCAAAAAAAGGAGTTGGTATGTTTAAGAAAATTATGGTTTATTTAAGTATTATAACTTTTGGATTTGCAGATATAGGTATTTTGGAGAAAGTAGTAGATGGTGATACACTTAAACTATACAGCGAAGGAAAAAGAATAGTTTGTAGAATAGCTTTTATAGACACACCAGAGAGTAAGCTCAATAAAAAAGCTAAAAGAGATGCGAGTAAGTGTAAGGGCATTACCGCAAGCTCTATGGTTGAAGCTGGTAAGATTGCAACTGGTTTCGCAAAAAAGATTTTTAAAAAAGGTAAAAAGTATAGTTTTAAAATTACAGGACAAGATCGTTATGGGCGATTTATATGTATTGTAGATACTCCTTATGGGATATACAATGAACTGGCAGTAGAGAGCGGATATGCTGTTCCTTACTGGAGATACATAAAAAATTATTCCATAGAAAGAAAATTTAGAATTTTGTTAAAAGATGCAAAACAACACAGAAGAGGTTTGTGGAGTAGTGCTTTGGGAATAAAGGTTATGCAGTGTCTTGAGGAGAGGTGAATTTCTCTCCTTTACCGGTTCTTATCCATTCTAAATTGATTTTAAATACTTCACATATATCATCGGCCAAATCAAGGCATAATCTTCTTTCCCCGATTTCAATTGCAGACAAAGATCTTTGAGATATAGGATGTACTTTGCTTAAAATTTCAACAAATTCTTCTTGTGATAATCCAAGCTCCTTTCTTATTGCTCTTAATCGTTGCCCAAATATTTTGTTTTTTGGATTCATTTCAAACCTTGATAAATTTTAGTCGATTTTCTTCTAAAATTTGATAATTTTTGATAAAATATTTTATCAATAATCTACAAAGGATAATTATATCAAAATGAAGCACAAGGTAATTTTAGAGCTCGATAAGAGGGGCATTAAGCCTCGAAAAATTATTGAGAAATATGGACTTAGCTCAGCTGGTTTTTACGGAACGGTTGCTGGACTTAGGAAAGATAGGAAAACTATTAAGGCATTAAAAGAAGAAGGGCTTTTGGAGTATTTAATCGAAGAATTTGGCGATAAATATAAGGATTTTGCAGATTGATGACTGTTTTAGATCTGCTCAATGAAGTATCGAGAAGCTATGATGTAGATAGTTTCACTATTATGAAAATATTGAAAGAGACAATAAAAGAGGATCTAAATCTGGGAGAGCTTATAGACTCTTTCGATGGTAAAAATTATACGATATATGAGTTGTATGTTAATAAAGATGGCAGCAGAAAGAAAAGAAAAGTTCATATAACACAAAACAGACTTTTGAAAATAAGAGACAAGTTTTACAAGAATATGATCGATGCGTATGTAAGAGATAAGATAA
This window harbors:
- a CDS encoding TrbC family F-type conjugative pilus assembly protein — encoded protein: MKWLMITLTCIMLIASEDINKTELFMKKYLSKQRMETVRIDPEELRKNSLDLNLTQFKKLKDMNASEIKRKYNISFGKSNAAEEYAKEVNNYVKSKKFQKGVVANQNYILYDKSIDWSKYAGKYSVQTKEIMEQLAKDNSPLLSTNKYLEPNEKIFIVISSSLPDATIKNYFKMLEPVNTDVTFVLRGVIGSPKKIMPTINYINKLLIKDENGDKSDIKNRYQFNIEINPKITRRFDVEAVPAVLFIKNYNPVVQQYKSTIGSPDPDELYWIAYGEASVNYTLKKINEKAKSKGIERLLKAMNKSFYK
- a CDS encoding thermonuclease family protein encodes the protein MFKKIMVYLSIITFGFADIGILEKVVDGDTLKLYSEGKRIVCRIAFIDTPESKLNKKAKRDASKCKGITASSMVEAGKIATGFAKKIFKKGKKYSFKITGQDRYGRFICIVDTPYGIYNELAVESGYAVPYWRYIKNYSIERKFRILLKDAKQHRRGLWSSALGIKVMQCLEER
- a CDS encoding TraU family protein; the protein is MKKGFAVLFFTLMLLWPSGKAEAVCKANPAQLVTIMTSTCYSCMLPLRIAGITILQGPMPDPMGSVGSPICICNMPPPLFVRIGIPVSFFEPSRLIDVVKDPYCFAGLGFGLGLNPMQGGTKGDAISKSRTFFQAHYYIFPLYAILELMTDFICLETTGFDVAYITEVDPLWNDDMLSAIINPEALLFGNPITNMACIADSVAAQINAPLDPLFWCKGSWGNAYPLTGNTNTKDYVEDSASVAASIIYKLHRQLILWGSWGQLGLCGYYPAPIWRKSAYRMQIMAPIPHPIATGIGQSGLLWSYGKNIPFVGDNFNYLLFKKRECCAF
- the traF gene encoding conjugal transfer protein TraF produces the protein MKFFKYMVFCMIVVNTFASNDFFSKGKEGWFYYKEEKIENKNDENKTVSDEEFIKTIPYDRLDDMTADEFGELLEKTKKIAVMKPTKENVRAVMRLKKYMLDKAEKFTKVQYVLMLEEPELEYPEIGKDKFARSTQFLEKEKEKKEFFKKHKEDLAFVMFYKSENELAFKRQKIIYQMLERDYGVETEFVNLQERPELVSKFKIKTTPDNFFIYKNSRGEAIWMRIKAGLATKEELVKNTMFLFENAIKESDK
- a CDS encoding helix-turn-helix domain-containing protein encodes the protein MNPKNKIFGQRLRAIRKELGLSQEEFVEILSKVHPISQRSLSAIEIGERRLCLDLADDICEVFKINLEWIRTGKGEKFTSPQDTA
- a CDS encoding EAL domain-containing protein — encoded protein: MHSNCLKDKVNNNFNKIFLSNLILIDYHLQPIFQNGYNKKIRSYEVLSRVFQNGNIQSITPDIASKFTKELLLFVKNILHDQSIKSSGISINLSQDELTEENSDYICSYFNAAEAKLITIEITEDVLICENKGNLLLNLKRKGFSIALDDFCSEKSVRDLVCDYDFIDTIKFDGVFMQSIKKGKTAIIDALKHLNSFAKSLKKKTVIEHIENKELYSIAKTIEADYLQGYYLGRPLPVHSYIREVE
- a CDS encoding chromosome segregation protein ParM — protein: MRKLVLLIFLAGLIFAKEANIFYLGKTYDFAEEDLLIAIKKYIEDNKEYLESKLNKMRDTAKNRIKNYKPEGIKPLTPAKKNRVFYPDLTYTLDRDITDAEGKIIYPKGFTFNPLKYAHLSYGIVVINGKNPTEVEWFKNSKYANTIAYRLLITDGNYYKLTKELNQNVYYCMPQIQERFQLKHTPSIIIQKGDKMEVREICLGSNKEN
- a CDS encoding DnaB-like helicase N-terminal domain-containing protein, yielding MSKLYNINIERAILSSFVFDPQLFEKYGPQLKPDHFFHPFHQSLFEAIVYLFENDKPIDEEFLKDYLEKHNRFNEIEFLEVLAANPLSNLVVYIEELKEKARKRKLFYEVKSILQAAEIEDKSSYEIKSNLISFIEEYDNKTLNETRIINIHKVNEIEEKEPEFWLKSWLPIPKNAITFISARGGSGKSFLLLQILIRFCMENPNLKAFGWLSEDTVGISKSRMNKIVNKIISLKNPEKIFDRISIAGTDTMPIYIAETNNAGVLKVSEYFYQMKKELSEFDLIIFDPLIAFYGGEENSNTNARYFMNLLNTWAIKENKTIVLSHHSRKEDNKVRGAGAFVDAVRLHYELKNIDKKSKNPDTFKTIFVEKDNWGVKIILGGDKVERQIFPQSAKNTTNRKEGIGKTTLYDDF